A region from the uncultured Stenotrophomonas sp. genome encodes:
- the trpD gene encoding Anthranilate phosphoribosyltransferase, which translates to MTFTAQEALQRTIEHREIFFDEMVDLMRQIMRGEVSPTMTAAILTGLRVKKETVGEIAGAATVMREFALPVQVDDKTNLVDIVGTGGDGSHTFNISTCAMFVVAAAGAKVAKHGNRSVSSKSGSADAVEALGAVIELRPEQVARAIERTGIGFMFAPMHHPAMKVVAPVRREMGVRTIFNILGPLTNPVGATNILMGVFHPDLVGIQARVLRELGAARALVVWGRDNMDEISLGAGTLVGELRDGKVREYEIHPEDFGIAMSASRNLKVADPAESIAMLRGVLDDQPGPAHDIVALNAGAALYVAGVADSIADGLARARAALADGSARARMQQYVAATHTL; encoded by the coding sequence ATGACCTTCACCGCGCAGGAAGCCCTGCAACGCACCATCGAGCACCGCGAGATCTTCTTCGACGAGATGGTCGACCTGATGCGTCAGATCATGCGCGGTGAAGTCTCGCCGACCATGACCGCGGCCATCCTCACCGGCCTGCGGGTGAAGAAGGAAACCGTCGGCGAGATCGCCGGCGCGGCCACGGTGATGCGCGAATTCGCGCTGCCGGTGCAGGTGGACGACAAGACGAACCTGGTCGATATCGTCGGCACCGGCGGCGACGGCTCGCACACCTTCAACATCTCCACCTGCGCGATGTTCGTGGTCGCCGCGGCCGGGGCCAAGGTGGCCAAGCACGGCAACCGCAGCGTGTCGTCCAAGTCCGGCAGCGCCGACGCGGTGGAAGCGCTGGGCGCGGTGATCGAGCTGCGCCCCGAGCAGGTGGCGCGCGCCATCGAACGGACCGGCATCGGCTTCATGTTCGCGCCGATGCACCACCCGGCGATGAAGGTGGTGGCACCGGTGCGCCGTGAGATGGGCGTGCGCACCATCTTCAACATCCTCGGCCCGCTGACCAATCCGGTCGGCGCCACCAACATCCTGATGGGCGTGTTCCACCCGGACCTGGTCGGCATCCAGGCGCGCGTGCTGCGCGAACTGGGCGCCGCGCGCGCGCTGGTGGTGTGGGGCCGCGACAACATGGACGAGATCTCGCTGGGTGCCGGCACCCTGGTCGGCGAGCTGCGTGACGGCAAGGTGCGCGAGTACGAGATCCACCCGGAGGACTTCGGCATCGCCATGTCCGCCAGCCGCAACCTCAAGGTCGCCGACCCGGCCGAGTCCATCGCCATGCTGCGCGGCGTGCTCGATGACCAGCCCGGCCCGGCCCACGACATCGTCGCGCTCAATGCCGGCGCCGCGCTGTACGTGGCCGGCGTGGCCGACAGTATCGCCGATGGCCTGGCGCGCGCGCGCGCGGCGCTGGCCGACGGCAGTGCGCGCGCGCGCATGCAGCAGTACGTGGCCGCCACCCATACACTCTGA
- a CDS encoding conserved hypothetical protein (Evidence 4 : Homologs of previously reported genes of unknown function), protein MMQELRLFVVMLGGRHARANTEVHDVVFAVGQDIGQIHEQLRRQWFGEPAGLHIDSWMTVDGVAQWQVRFSAEPQAESSPKLYFVNLGGYIKGEFGEAHHNLLVVADDAAEAKRKALAQAGAHWFKPHRDALLDVDACLPLGPIGGLHVHLREGAHDGIACASDYIVI, encoded by the coding sequence ATGATGCAGGAGCTTCGCCTGTTCGTGGTGATGCTCGGCGGCCGCCATGCGCGCGCCAATACCGAGGTGCACGACGTGGTGTTCGCAGTCGGGCAGGACATCGGACAGATCCACGAACAACTGCGCCGGCAGTGGTTCGGTGAACCGGCGGGGCTGCACATCGATTCGTGGATGACGGTCGATGGCGTCGCGCAATGGCAGGTGCGCTTTTCCGCCGAGCCGCAGGCGGAAAGCTCCCCGAAGCTCTACTTCGTCAATCTCGGCGGCTACATCAAAGGCGAGTTCGGCGAGGCGCACCACAACCTGCTGGTCGTTGCCGACGATGCCGCCGAGGCCAAGCGCAAGGCGCTGGCGCAGGCCGGGGCGCATTGGTTCAAGCCGCATCGTGACGCCTTGCTGGACGTGGATGCCTGCCTTCCGCTTGGCCCCATCGGCGGCCTGCATGTGCATCTGCGCGAGGGCGCGCACGACGGCATCGCCTGCGCCAGCGACTACATCGTCATTTGA
- the pabA gene encoding aminodeoxychorismate synthase, subunit II (Evidence 2a : Function of homologous gene experimentally demonstrated in an other organism; PubMedId : 2403545, 2546924, 6350604, 8096767; Product type e : enzyme): MLLMIDNYDSFTFNLVQYLQTLGAEVKVVRNDTLSVDEIAALNPSHIVVSPGPCTPNEAGVSLEVIRRLGASTPILGVCLGHQSIGQVYGGKVIRAGNIMHGKTSPIRHEGKGVFAGLPDRYEATRYHSLVVDKATLPAELEVTAWTENADGSMEEIMGLRHREHPVEGVQFHPESILTQHGHALLKNFLERAQ; the protein is encoded by the coding sequence ATGCTGTTGATGATCGACAACTACGACAGCTTCACCTTCAACCTCGTGCAGTACCTGCAGACGCTGGGTGCCGAGGTCAAGGTGGTGCGCAACGATACGCTGAGCGTCGATGAGATCGCCGCGCTCAATCCTTCGCACATCGTGGTTTCACCGGGGCCGTGCACGCCGAACGAGGCTGGCGTGTCGCTGGAGGTGATCCGCCGGCTTGGCGCGAGCACGCCGATCCTCGGCGTATGCCTGGGCCACCAGAGCATCGGCCAGGTCTATGGCGGCAAGGTGATCCGCGCCGGCAACATCATGCACGGCAAGACCTCGCCGATCCGCCACGAGGGCAAGGGCGTTTTCGCCGGCCTTCCGGACCGCTACGAGGCCACCCGCTATCACTCGCTGGTGGTGGACAAGGCCACGCTGCCGGCGGAACTGGAAGTCACTGCCTGGACCGAGAACGCCGACGGTTCGATGGAGGAGATCATGGGCCTGCGCCACCGCGAGCATCCGGTGGAAGGCGTGCAGTTCCACCCCGAATCCATCCTCACCCAGCACGGCCATGCGCTGCTGAAGAATTTCCTGGAACGTGCGCAATGA
- the trpE gene encoding Anthranilate synthase component 1 produces MITQAQFQQQAAEGHTRIPVVREVLSDLDTPLSVYLKLADGPHTYLFESVEGGERFGRYSIIGLPARRTYSFRGHMLEVCELGEVVERRDVADPLAEVEILRARHSVPRFEGLPGFTGGLVGWFGFECIQYIEPRLAAGGKPDELGTPDIYLMLSEELAVFDNLKGRLYLIVHADPSQPQAWARANRRLDELAHRLRHGGAGYPETLQPAALDEADFVSGFTREGFIDAVQRVQDYVRAGDAFQVVLSQRMSVPFHARPIDVYRALRALNPSPYMYFLDVGGTQVVGSSPEILVRLQDGKVTVRPIAGTRPRGRTQAEDQTLEAELLADPKERAEHLMLIDLGRNDVGHVSQVGSVEVGERFVIERYSHVMHIVSEVTGRLHDDLSYADVLRATFPAGTVSGAPKIRALEIIRELEPVKRNVYAGAIGYLGWHGDADTAIAIRTAVIQDGRLHVQAGAGIVFDSDPGKEWDETMNKGRALFRAVAQAARGL; encoded by the coding sequence TTGATCACGCAAGCGCAGTTCCAGCAGCAGGCCGCTGAAGGCCACACCCGCATCCCTGTCGTCCGCGAAGTGCTGTCCGACCTGGACACGCCACTTTCGGTCTACCTGAAGCTCGCCGACGGCCCGCATACCTACCTGTTCGAATCGGTCGAAGGCGGTGAACGCTTCGGCCGCTACTCCATCATCGGCCTGCCGGCGCGGCGCACTTACAGCTTCCGCGGCCACATGCTGGAAGTGTGCGAACTGGGCGAGGTGGTCGAGCGCCGCGACGTCGCCGACCCGCTGGCCGAAGTCGAAATCCTGCGCGCCCGGCATTCGGTGCCGCGCTTCGAGGGCCTGCCCGGTTTCACCGGCGGGCTGGTCGGCTGGTTCGGCTTCGAGTGCATCCAGTACATCGAGCCGCGCCTGGCCGCCGGCGGCAAGCCCGACGAACTCGGCACCCCGGACATCTACCTGATGCTCTCCGAAGAGCTGGCGGTATTCGACAACCTCAAGGGCCGGCTGTACCTGATCGTGCATGCCGACCCGTCGCAGCCACAGGCATGGGCGCGGGCCAACCGCCGCCTCGACGAGCTGGCGCACCGGTTGCGCCACGGCGGCGCCGGCTATCCGGAAACCCTGCAGCCGGCGGCGCTGGACGAGGCAGACTTCGTCAGCGGCTTCACCCGCGAGGGCTTCATCGACGCGGTGCAGCGGGTGCAGGACTACGTCCGTGCCGGCGACGCCTTCCAGGTGGTGCTGAGCCAGCGCATGAGCGTGCCGTTCCACGCCCGCCCGATCGATGTCTATCGCGCGCTGCGCGCGCTGAACCCGTCGCCGTACATGTATTTCCTCGACGTCGGCGGCACCCAGGTGGTGGGTTCCTCGCCGGAAATCCTCGTGCGTTTGCAGGACGGCAAGGTGACCGTGCGGCCCATTGCCGGTACCCGCCCGCGCGGCAGGACGCAGGCCGAGGACCAGACGCTGGAAGCCGAGTTGCTGGCCGACCCGAAGGAACGTGCCGAACACCTGATGCTGATCGACCTCGGCCGCAACGACGTCGGCCACGTCTCGCAGGTGGGCAGCGTCGAGGTCGGCGAGCGCTTCGTGATCGAGCGCTACAGCCACGTCATGCACATCGTCAGCGAAGTGACCGGCCGCCTGCACGACGATCTCAGCTACGCCGACGTGCTGCGCGCCACCTTCCCGGCCGGCACCGTCAGCGGTGCGCCGAAGATCCGCGCGCTGGAGATCATCCGCGAGCTGGAGCCGGTCAAGCGCAACGTCTACGCCGGCGCCATCGGCTACCTCGGTTGGCACGGCGACGCCGACACCGCCATCGCCATCCGCACTGCGGTCATCCAGGACGGCCGCCTGCACGTGCAGGCCGGCGCCGGCATCGTGTTCGATTCCGACCCGGGGAAGGAATGGGACGAAACCATGAACAAGGGTCGCGCGCTGTTCCGTGCCGTCGCCCAGGCCGCCCGGGGGCTGTAA
- a CDS encoding glutamate dehydrogenase, NADP-specific (fragment), translating to MPSTLEAVDVFLQAGTLYAPGKASNAGGVATSGLEMSQNALSLSWRHADVDERLHVIMKEIHANCVQHGKREDGSINYVDGANIAGFVKVADAMLAQGLY from the coding sequence ATGCCCTCCACGCTGGAAGCGGTGGACGTGTTCCTGCAGGCCGGCACCCTGTACGCCCCGGGCAAGGCCAGCAACGCCGGCGGCGTGGCCACCTCCGGGCTGGAAATGAGCCAGAACGCACTGAGCCTATCCTGGCGCCACGCCGACGTCGACGAACGCCTGCACGTGATCATGAAAGAGATCCACGCCAACTGCGTGCAGCACGGCAAGCGCGAGGACGGCAGCATCAACTATGTCGATGGCGCGAATATCGCGGGGTTCGTCAAGGTCGCCGACGCGATGCTGGCGCAGGGGTTGTACTGA
- the prmC gene encoding Release factor glutamine methyltransferase translates to MPTSKVAELLREGAARLTGEDARFEAEQLLLQVLGVDRAWLFAHATDAVADDARQRFEQLLRQRAEGQPLAYLTGRRGFWTLDLQVNPATLIPRPETELLVEQALARLPADKLRRVADMGTGSGAIALSIASERPLATVIATDLLGPTLAVAVKNAQAHALENVWFRRGHWYAALGNDRFDMIVSNPPYIAAGDPHLQQGDLRFEPPPALASGADGLDAIREIITGAPIHLVRGGWLLLEHGLDQGEAIRALLEQAGFAEVETVQDLEQRDRVTLGRLSA, encoded by the coding sequence GTGCCCACGTCGAAGGTTGCCGAACTGTTGCGGGAGGGCGCTGCGCGGCTGACGGGGGAGGACGCCCGCTTCGAGGCCGAGCAACTTCTGTTGCAGGTGCTGGGCGTGGACCGCGCCTGGTTGTTCGCACATGCCACCGACGCGGTGGCCGATGACGCCCGCCAGCGCTTCGAGCAGTTGCTGCGGCAGCGTGCCGAGGGCCAGCCGCTGGCCTACCTGACTGGCCGGCGCGGCTTCTGGACGCTGGACCTGCAGGTCAATCCCGCCACCCTCATCCCGCGCCCGGAAACCGAGCTGCTGGTCGAGCAGGCGCTGGCCCGCCTGCCGGCGGACAAGCTGCGCCGCGTGGCCGACATGGGCACCGGCAGCGGCGCCATCGCTCTGTCCATTGCCAGCGAACGCCCACTGGCCACGGTGATCGCCACCGACCTGCTCGGCCCCACGCTGGCGGTGGCGGTGAAGAACGCACAGGCACACGCGCTGGAGAACGTCTGGTTCCGCCGCGGTCACTGGTATGCCGCGCTGGGTAACGACCGCTTCGACATGATCGTCAGCAATCCGCCCTACATCGCCGCCGGCGACCCGCACCTGCAACAGGGCGACCTGCGCTTCGAACCGCCGCCGGCACTGGCCTCCGGCGCCGACGGGCTGGACGCCATCCGCGAAATCATCACTGGTGCGCCCATCCACCTCGTGCGTGGCGGCTGGCTGCTGCTGGAGCATGGCCTGGACCAGGGCGAGGCCATCCGTGCGCTGCTGGAACAGGCCGGGTTCGCCGAAGTGGAAACCGTGCAGGACCTGGAGCAGCGCGACCGGGTGACGCTGGGGCGTCTGTCCGCGTGA
- a CDS encoding hypothetical protein (Evidence 5 : No homology to any previously reported sequences), which translates to MRTTRRGPRPAPATEVARPRSGRPPPSAAQRPPATVRQPSTWARRNLRFFAGCFRSREDSQPAASCLPRGATERRVRLGNPAKPPISRGTMDRMARIDSPYLLIQCIKSICFIRQRLLIFAPFSTHPSNLSTSEEASCPLSTPRSSRSRSTPSTTASSSKSPTRA; encoded by the coding sequence GTGCGAACAACCAGGCGCGGTCCACGCCCAGCACCTGCAACAGAAGTTGCTCGGCCTCGAAGCGGGCGTCCTCCCCCGTCAGCCGCGCAGCGCCCTCCCGCAACAGTTCGGCAACCTTCGACGTGGGCACGGCGCAACCTCAGGTTCTTCGCGGGATGTTTCCGGAGCCGGGAGGATAGTCAGCCGGCCGCTTCCTGCCTACCGCGCGGGGCCACAGAACGCCGGGTACGGCTTGGAAACCCGGCAAAGCCCCCGATATCAAGGGGGACGATGGATCGAATGGCACGCATCGATAGCCCCTATCTATTGATTCAATGCATTAAATCCATTTGTTTCATTAGGCAACGCCTATTAATCTTTGCTCCGTTCTCCACCCACCCCTCCAACCTTTCAACCTCAGAGGAAGCTTCATGTCCCTTATCAACACCCAGGTCCAGCCGTTCAAGGTCAACGCCTTCCACAACGGCAAGTTCATCGAAGTCACCGACGAGAGCCTGA
- the ahpC gene encoding alkyl hydroperoxide reductase, C22 subunit (Evidence 2a : Function of homologous gene experimentally demonstrated in an other organism; PubMedId : 1575737, 1592833, 7499381, 8774726, 9298646, 9600841; Product type e : enzyme) — MSLINTQVQPFKVNAFHNGKFIEVTDESLKGKWSVLIFMPAAFTFNCPTEIEDAADNYAEFQKAGAEVYIVTTDTHFSHKVWHETSPAVGKAKFPLIGDATHTLTNAFGVHIAEEGLALRGTFVINPEGVIKTLEIHSNEIARDVSETLRKLKAAQFTAAHPNEVCPAKWKEGEKTLTPSLDLVGKI; from the coding sequence ATGTCCCTTATCAACACCCAGGTCCAGCCGTTCAAGGTCAACGCCTTCCACAACGGCAAGTTCATCGAAGTCACCGACGAGAGCCTGAAGGGCAAGTGGTCGGTGCTGATCTTCATGCCGGCGGCCTTCACCTTCAATTGCCCGACCGAGATCGAGGACGCGGCCGACAACTACGCCGAGTTCCAGAAGGCCGGCGCCGAAGTCTACATCGTCACCACCGATACCCATTTCTCGCACAAGGTGTGGCACGAAACCTCGCCGGCCGTGGGCAAGGCGAAGTTCCCGCTGATCGGCGATGCCACCCACACCCTGACCAATGCCTTCGGCGTGCACATCGCGGAAGAGGGCCTGGCCCTGCGCGGCACCTTCGTGATCAACCCGGAAGGCGTGATCAAGACGCTGGAAATCCACTCCAATGAAATCGCCCGCGACGTCTCCGAGACCCTGCGCAAGCTGAAGGCCGCCCAGTTCACTGCCGCCCACCCGAACGAGGTGTGCCCGGCCAAGTGGAAGGAAGGCGAGAAGACCCTGACCCCGTCGCTGGACCTGGTCGGCAAGATCTGA
- the ahpF gene encoding alkyl hydroperoxide reductase, F52a subunit, FAD/NAD(P)-binding (Evidence 2a : Function of homologous gene experimentally demonstrated in an other organism; PubMedId : 1592833; Product type e : enzyme) translates to MLDDTLKTQLQQYMGLLRQPLRLIASLDDGDTSREMRGLLDDIVAAANGKVTLDTTGNDARKPSFVIAREGESEGVRFAGLPLGHEFESLVLTLLWTGGHPPKVSQETIDGIKAIDGAFAFEVYMSLSCHNCPDVVQALALMAILNPNISTTVIEGGTFKQEVEQRQVMAVPMVFQGGEMFDSGRMSLEQIVARLDTSATKREAAKIAAKDAFDVLVVGGGPAGSAAAVYAARKGIRTGVAAERFGGQVLDTMAIENFISVQHTEGPKLAAALEQHVREYEVDIMNLQRASKLVPAGSDGLVEVQLENGASLKSKTVILSTGARWRQMNVPGEDKYRNKGVAYCPHCDGPLFKGKRVAVIGGGNSGVEAAIDLAGIVSHVTVFEFDSKLRADQVLQAKLRSLPNVKVILNAQTTEVLGDDQKVTGLAYTDRVGGDSHRVELEGIFVQIGLLPNTEWLRGTVELSNRGEIVIDERGQTNVPGVFAAGDCTTVPYKQIIIAMGAGSTAALSAFDHLIRTSAPQPVAAVAETA, encoded by the coding sequence GTGCTCGACGACACCCTCAAGACCCAGCTGCAGCAGTACATGGGCCTGCTGCGCCAGCCGCTGCGGCTGATCGCCTCGCTCGATGACGGCGACACCAGCCGCGAGATGCGCGGCCTGCTCGACGACATCGTCGCCGCCGCCAATGGCAAGGTGACGCTGGACACCACCGGCAACGATGCACGCAAGCCGTCGTTCGTCATCGCCCGCGAAGGCGAGAGCGAGGGCGTGCGCTTTGCCGGCCTGCCGCTGGGCCACGAGTTCGAATCGCTGGTGCTGACCCTGTTGTGGACCGGCGGCCATCCGCCGAAGGTCTCGCAGGAAACGATCGACGGCATCAAGGCCATCGATGGCGCGTTCGCCTTCGAAGTCTACATGTCGCTGAGCTGCCACAACTGCCCGGACGTGGTGCAGGCGCTGGCGCTGATGGCGATCCTCAATCCGAACATCAGCACCACGGTGATCGAGGGCGGCACGTTCAAGCAGGAAGTGGAGCAGCGCCAGGTGATGGCGGTGCCGATGGTGTTCCAGGGCGGCGAGATGTTCGATTCCGGGCGCATGTCGCTGGAGCAGATCGTCGCCCGCCTCGATACCAGCGCGACCAAGCGCGAGGCGGCGAAGATCGCCGCCAAGGATGCGTTCGACGTGCTGGTGGTGGGCGGTGGCCCGGCCGGCTCGGCGGCGGCGGTCTACGCCGCGCGCAAGGGCATCCGCACCGGCGTGGCCGCCGAGCGCTTCGGCGGGCAGGTGCTGGACACGATGGCGATCGAGAACTTCATCTCGGTGCAGCACACCGAGGGCCCGAAGCTGGCCGCGGCGCTGGAGCAGCACGTGCGCGAGTACGAGGTGGACATCATGAACCTGCAGCGCGCCAGCAAGCTGGTGCCGGCCGGCAGCGACGGGCTGGTGGAAGTGCAGCTGGAGAACGGCGCCTCGCTGAAGTCGAAGACGGTGATCCTGTCCACCGGCGCGCGCTGGCGGCAGATGAACGTGCCGGGCGAGGACAAGTACCGCAACAAGGGCGTGGCCTACTGCCCGCACTGCGATGGCCCGCTGTTCAAGGGCAAGCGCGTGGCGGTGATCGGCGGAGGCAACTCCGGCGTCGAGGCGGCCATCGACCTGGCCGGCATCGTCAGCCATGTCACCGTGTTCGAGTTCGACAGCAAACTGCGTGCCGACCAGGTGTTGCAGGCCAAGCTGCGCAGCCTGCCGAACGTGAAGGTGATCCTCAACGCGCAGACCACCGAGGTGCTGGGCGATGACCAGAAGGTGACCGGTTTGGCCTACACCGACCGCGTCGGTGGCGATTCGCACCGGGTGGAGCTGGAAGGCATCTTCGTGCAGATCGGCCTGCTGCCGAACACCGAGTGGCTGCGCGGCACCGTGGAGCTGAGCAACCGCGGCGAGATCGTCATCGACGAGCGTGGCCAGACCAACGTGCCGGGCGTGTTCGCCGCCGGCGACTGCACCACGGTGCCGTACAAGCAGATCATCATCGCGATGGGCGCCGGTTCCACTGCCGCGCTCAGCGCCTTCGACCACCTGATCCGCACGTCGGCACCGCAGCCGGTTGCAGCCGTGGCCGAAACTGCCTGA